One genomic window of Paucidesulfovibrio gracilis DSM 16080 includes the following:
- a CDS encoding gamma-glutamyl-gamma-aminobutyrate hydrolase family protein yields MAKRPVVAVTGPDRGGWVAWAFTALAVWRAGGRPLRIRPGRSRIRNDRLPGIDALVLGGGADVDPGRYGQNPVRLRKELAAEKRHPGHFLIGLILFPFIHILRKLFSLAGSPGPDPKRDALEERFINHALNEHLPVLGICRGMQFLNVRFGGTLHQDLSVLEEERPNLRTLLPRKPVTLLPGSLLHTVFQKDETRVNALHHQAVDRLGEGFRVTARERGGVVQALEHSAAYWLVGVQWHPEFLPHKRRQQALFRALVRAAQEKSPFRK; encoded by the coding sequence ATGGCTAAACGTCCCGTTGTCGCGGTGACCGGTCCTGACCGGGGCGGCTGGGTTGCCTGGGCGTTCACGGCATTGGCGGTGTGGCGGGCCGGGGGGCGGCCCCTTCGCATCCGACCGGGGCGATCGCGGATTCGCAATGACCGCCTGCCGGGTATTGACGCACTGGTGCTCGGCGGAGGGGCGGACGTGGACCCGGGACGATACGGGCAGAACCCTGTCCGACTCCGCAAGGAACTGGCTGCAGAAAAACGGCACCCAGGTCATTTCCTGATCGGGCTTATCCTGTTTCCCTTTATCCACATCTTGCGAAAACTGTTCAGTTTGGCCGGTTCCCCAGGGCCGGACCCAAAGCGGGATGCGCTGGAAGAACGCTTCATCAATCACGCCTTGAATGAACATCTTCCCGTGCTGGGCATTTGCCGGGGAATGCAGTTTTTAAATGTCCGCTTCGGCGGCACCCTGCATCAGGATCTTTCCGTTCTTGAAGAGGAACGGCCCAATTTGCGGACACTTTTGCCCCGCAAGCCCGTTACGCTTTTGCCGGGGTCGCTTTTGCATACCGTTTTCCAAAAAGACGAGACGCGGGTGAACGCATTGCATCACCAGGCCGTGGACCGCCTTGGTGAAGGATTCCGCGTCACCGCCAGGGAACGCGGAGGCGTGGTACAGGCGCTGGAACACTCGGCCGCGTATTGGCTTGTGGGAGTGCAGTGGCACCCGGAATTCTTGCCGCATAAACGCCG